The following coding sequences are from one Ooceraea biroi isolate clonal line C1 chromosome 5, Obir_v5.4, whole genome shotgun sequence window:
- the LOC113561997 gene encoding collagen alpha-1(III) chain-like translates to MLSFSISTSRIRMRVPVLILFAAVTAVTGENDESWAWNNDKQKESRSADPRYQVQEPPEYLGGFGNNGIQLGFRPQNPGPFGPNGRPIVPPYQGNNGVLVGPGGPTGIIGRPPRYEPDGPDGILGSVPPWIRDDPRYGREFDTCKCRYSFNCPSPGLKFGSCSRDKKYCCFNSKRFPGLLGGNRYPYYPGAPHKFGPNGFAPNYYGNRRPYGNPYGGHQHPSFGNYHPGSYGGSYGHRNEFEPLGPYGYDAELDDYVIYGRSLSKNQTQAIETPKIDEDAKKQ, encoded by the exons ATGTTAAGCTTTTCGATCTCGACATCTCGGATAAGGATGCGAGTACCCGTTTTGATACTTTTCGCTGCGGTCACGGCGGTAACCGGCGAGAATGATGAATCCTGGGCATGGAACAATGATAAACAAAAGGAGAGCCGGTCCGCCGATCCGAG ATATCAGGTACAGGAGCCTCCAGAATATTTAGGCGGTTTCGGCAACAATGGCATTCAGTTAGGTTTCAGACCTCAAAATCCAGGGCCCTTCGGTCCTAATGGCAGGCCCATTGTACCGCCGTATCAAGGCAATAATGGCGTTCTCGTGGGCCCCGGAGGACCGACCGGTATAATCGGCAG ACCGCCTCGTTACGAACCTGACGGACCTGATGGCATCCTAGGTTCAGTGCCGCCGTGGATCAGGGATGATCCCCGTTATGGTCGCGAGTTTGACACATGCAAATGCAGATACAGCTTCAACTGTCCATCGCCCGGTTTGAAATTC GGCAGCTGCTCGAGAGACAAAAAGTACTGTTGCTTCAACAGCAAAAGATTCCCAGGGTTGTTGGGCGGAAATCGTTATCCATATTATCCG GGTGCACCGCATAAGTTCGGGCCGAACGGTTTTGCGCCGAATTATTACGGCAATCGACGACCGTACGGTAATCCGTACGGTGGCCACCAACATCCGTCTTTCGGAAACTATCACCCGGGATCCTACGGCGGCAGTTATGGTCACCGTAATGAGTTCGAACCGTTAGGGCCATATGGCTACGACGCGGAACTCGACGATTATGTGATCTATGGCAGATCATTGAGCAAGAATCAAACGCAAGCGATCGAAACGCCAAAGATAGACGAAGACGCCAAAAAGCAATGA